In Methanobacterium sp., a genomic segment contains:
- the nikR gene encoding nickel-responsive transcriptional regulator NikR, which translates to MKKGRSMMRISMSLPKNLLNEFDEVLKDRGYNSRSKGIRDALKDYIVRYQWMKDIEGDRIGIVAVIYDHHYTGVLEDLTDIQHEFRDYINATMHIHMTGKNCLEVIVVKGEAQEIRNLTEKIMRLKGVEHVKLTTAAGGD; encoded by the coding sequence ATAAAGAAGGGGAGATCCATGATGAGAATAAGCATGTCATTACCAAAAAACTTGTTAAACGAATTCGATGAAGTATTAAAAGATAGAGGATACAACTCAAGATCCAAAGGAATCAGAGACGCCCTGAAGGACTACATAGTCCGATACCAGTGGATGAAAGACATAGAAGGAGATAGAATCGGAATAGTGGCTGTTATCTACGACCACCACTACACTGGAGTACTGGAAGACCTTACTGACATCCAGCACGAATTCAGGGACTACATTAACGCCACCATGCACATACACATGACTGGGAAAAACTGCCTGGAAGTTATAGTAGTCAAGGGTGAAGCCCAGGAAATTAGAAACTTGACCGAGAAGATAATGAGACTAAAAGGAGTGGAACACGTTAAACTGACCACTGCTGCTGGTGGAGATTAA